One Kushneria konosiri genomic window, CTGGCCGTTACGCTAAGATGGTGGGCAGCCACTGATGGCCTGCAGATGAGGGTTCAACTCAGCTCCATGCCATGTTGCTGCGCTTGCAGCACCACTATAGAGAGACGACCGGGGGCGGTCAACGCGCGGCCCCCGGGCGATAGTTCATGATTCCCGCTACGGGAACGACCAGTAAAGGGATGCAGTATGCCGTCCGGTGATAACGCCCTCGACTTCGCCACCATCAGCGATATTTTTCTAGCCCATGGCAGCCTGCAGTCGCCGGCCTTTTTTGATGGCTATCTGTGCGCGCGTCTGGCGCTTGAAGACATCAGCGCCGAGGACTGGCTGAACCTGATCTGCGCGGCACTGGGTGTGGAAGAGCCCGCCACCCGTGAAGACGGTGAAAAACTGCTGGCCTGGCGAGCGATTGCCAAAGAGCGTCTGGATGCCGAAGAAATGAGCTTCGAGCCGCTGCTGCCTGATGAGCTGTTCTCACTGTCCGAGCGCGCGCAGTCACTCGCCCTTTGGTGTCAGGGTTTTCACGAGGTGGCCGGTGAAGCCGATGCCGAGCAGCGCAAGACATGGTCAACGCCGCTTCAGGAAGGCGTGGCCGATATCGAGCAACTCTCTCGTATCGATGATGACATCGAGGACAACAGTGAAAACGAAAACGACCTGTTTGCGCTGACCGAGCACGCCCGCATGACGGCGCTGATGCTCTATGTCGAGCAGCACCCGGGCAAGCCTGACGTCGAAAAGCCGGCGCAGTCGTTTGAAGAGGGCTTGAAGGAAGAAGGTCTGAGTGGTGACGGCGAAACGCGTCACTGAGCAATGAGGCGGGTCTGACCACAGAGCGTCAGCGACAGACAGGCGCCGGATGAAGACGCCGTGAGAACACCGGTCACGGGAGAGAGCATCAAGTGACACAGGCAGAGCAGGGCACACCAGCCCCCATCACGACCGAGACGTATCGACAGCGCCGCGAGCGGCTGATATCGGAAGTGGCATCAGACAGTGCCATTCTCGTTCCGGCGGCCAGGCTTTCGGTGCGCAATCAGGACAGCGAGTATCCGTTTCGACAGGACAGCGACTTTCACTATCTCTGTGGCTTTCCCGAGCCGGAGGCGTGGCTGATCCTGCTG contains:
- a CDS encoding UPF0149 family protein; the protein is MPSGDNALDFATISDIFLAHGSLQSPAFFDGYLCARLALEDISAEDWLNLICAALGVEEPATREDGEKLLAWRAIAKERLDAEEMSFEPLLPDELFSLSERAQSLALWCQGFHEVAGEADAEQRKTWSTPLQEGVADIEQLSRIDDDIEDNSENENDLFALTEHARMTALMLYVEQHPGKPDVEKPAQSFEEGLKEEGLSGDGETRH